ACGGAGATGGCGTCATCTTGGGCCTTGACGGCGGCGCCACCTCGACGGTCTGCGTCTGCGTGCCGTTTTTCCCGTACGGAGATCGTTTCCCCGAGCCTATTCCGATCCTCGGTCGAGCCGTCGCCGGTTGCACCAATCGCAATAGCGTAGGAggttccctctctctctctctcccccaaTTTCGAATCTTTCTCACTTTTAGTCCTGGAATTGGATTTGGTTTACAACCTTGATGAACACAACAAGTCTTTGGTTCTAGTCCTATGGAATGTGGATCTATAGTTGTCAATTCTATCTAGGAATTGGCTTTCATTCATTGCAGCAATATGTTTGGTTATACTTGTGTGGGGGCACCACTTTGATTCTTCTACCTTTTTTATGTATGCAGAGACTGCAGCGAAAGATTCACTAGAGCAAGTTATTTCAGAGGCGCTTTCACAGTCCGGTTCAGATAAATCACATGTCCGTGGTGTTTGCTTAGGTGTTTCTGGTGTTAATCATCCCTCAGACCAGGAAATGGTTGAACATTGGATAAGGTGGTGTAAATAATCATATGGGTTATAGGAGTTTGATGTGTTGATGGTTATCTCCGTTCTTACTCTCTTTATTTCAGGGACATGTTCCCAAGTCATGTCAAGGTATATGTTCAGAATGATGCTATAGTGGCTTTAGCTAGTGGGACAATGGGAAAGCTTCATGGATGTGTTTTGATTGCCGGTACTGGATGCATAGCCTATGGCTTTGATGAAGATGGCAGGGAGGCTAGAGCATCTGGTGCTGGTCCTATCTTAGGCGATTGGGGAAGGtatttattttcctttcctATTCTTTTATCATATGTTCTGATCCGCATGGAAAATGGGAAGATGTTAGTTTTTTAGTTATACTTGTTAAATGGTTTCATAGATACATTAGCCAGCTCGTGATGGAAGCTATAAGACTTTACCATATGCTATTTGTTGGAAATACACTTTGTAATGTATTGAGATTCTTTAACCGATGATTGAATCATGATGTGATTATTTACAGCGGCTATGGGATTTCTGCACAAGCCTTAACGGCGGTGATTAGAGCTCATGATGGCCGTGGTCCAGAAACGATGCTCACAAGTACCATCCTAAAAGCGCTTGGACTTTCCTCTCCTGATGAACTCATCGGGTACATGTAGCTTTCTTATCCATTACTCTTTAGAAATGAAGAGCGGTACTCcttttttctctttattatcTATCCCTTTGGACGAAAACACGAACAGCACATCCAAATTGGTAATCTAATGTTTCTGGGATGTAGGTGGACTTACGCTGATCCATCTTGGGCACGTATCGCTGCTCTTGTTCCTCAAGTGGTAACTTGTGCAGAAGCTGGTGATGAAATTTCAGATAAGATCTTGGTTGATGCAGCTGATGATTTAGCTCTAAGTGTTAAAGCTGTTGTACAGAGACTTGGTTTATGTGGCAAAGGTGCTTTCACATATCCAACAGACTGTTTTTTTTACCAAGTTTGCTTTGCCACTCCGTTCCTTAATACGTCAGAATTGTTCTCGTTGCAGATGGGACAGCTTCTTTCCCGGTTGTAATGGTGGGTGGTGTCCTAAACGCTAATATGAAATGGGACATTGGAAAAGAAGTCTCAAAGCGTATCAACAAACACTTTCCCGGCGCTCAGACTATCATACCAAAGGTTCAGCCTTTTACTTCTCATTCATCATCTCTCTCACAAGACTGAATAAGTAACTATCGA
The nucleotide sequence above comes from Brassica napus cultivar Da-Ae chromosome A9, Da-Ae, whole genome shotgun sequence. Encoded proteins:
- the LOC106367265 gene encoding N-acetyl-D-glucosamine kinase-like → MRNPHSNGNLPKLDDGRESNGYGDGVILGLDGGATSTVCVCVPFFPYGDRFPEPIPILGRAVAGCTNRNSVGETAAKDSLEQVISEALSQSGSDKSHVRGVCLGVSGVNHPSDQEMVEHWIRDMFPSHVKVYVQNDAIVALASGTMGKLHGCVLIAGTGCIAYGFDEDGREARASGAGPILGDWGSGYGISAQALTAVIRAHDGRGPETMLTSTILKALGLSSPDELIGWTYADPSWARIAALVPQVVTCAEAGDEISDKILVDAADDLALSVKAVVQRLGLCGKDGTASFPVVMVGGVLNANMKWDIGKEVSKRINKHFPGAQTIIPKVEPAVGAALLAMNFLAVKNDVS